The Streptomyces sp. NBC_01255 genome window below encodes:
- a CDS encoding stage II sporulation protein M, producing MDLDVYVTAHRAEWERLDLLLRRGGKLTGAEADELVSLYQRTATHLSIVQSTAPDPQLTARLTQLVARARATVTGTRRSSWRDAAHFLTSGFPAAVYRSRHWWIPTALVSTLLAVLIGWWIGTHPEVQSSIGAPTELREMTRPGGQYETYYSSHPAASFAAQVWTNNAQAAAMCLVLGAFLGIPVLGILFLNMLNLGVGIGLMSSAGRLDVFLGLILPHGLLELTAVFVAAGTGLRLGWTVIDPGPTTRRAALAEQGRAAVGMAIGLALVLFVSGLIEGFVTPSGLPTWARIAIGIAAELAFLAYVYILGGRASRAGATGDLDEPDRSAALPTAA from the coding sequence ATGGACCTCGACGTCTACGTCACCGCCCACCGCGCCGAGTGGGAACGCCTGGACCTCCTCCTGCGCAGGGGCGGCAAGCTCACAGGCGCCGAAGCCGACGAACTCGTCTCCCTCTACCAGCGCACGGCGACGCACCTCTCCATCGTCCAGTCCACCGCCCCGGACCCCCAGCTCACGGCCCGCCTGACCCAGCTCGTCGCCCGGGCCCGCGCCACGGTCACCGGCACCCGCCGCTCCTCCTGGCGCGACGCTGCCCACTTCCTCACCTCCGGTTTCCCCGCGGCCGTCTACCGCTCCCGCCACTGGTGGATCCCGACAGCACTCGTCTCCACCCTGCTGGCCGTCCTCATCGGCTGGTGGATCGGTACGCACCCGGAGGTCCAGTCCTCGATCGGCGCCCCCACGGAGCTCCGGGAGATGACCCGCCCCGGCGGCCAGTACGAGACGTACTACTCCAGCCACCCGGCGGCGTCCTTCGCGGCCCAGGTTTGGACGAACAACGCCCAGGCCGCCGCCATGTGCCTGGTCCTGGGCGCGTTCCTGGGCATCCCCGTACTGGGGATCCTCTTCCTCAACATGCTGAACCTCGGCGTCGGCATCGGCCTCATGTCCTCCGCGGGCCGTCTCGACGTCTTCCTGGGCCTGATCCTTCCCCACGGCCTGCTCGAACTGACAGCGGTCTTCGTCGCCGCCGGCACGGGCCTCCGCCTCGGCTGGACCGTCATCGACCCCGGCCCCACCACCCGCCGCGCCGCTCTGGCGGAGCAAGGACGCGCGGCCGTCGGCATGGCCATCGGCCTGGCCCTCGTCCTCTTCGTCTCGGGCCTGATCGAAGGCTTCGTCACCCCCTCGGGCCTGCCGACTTGGGCCCGCATCGCCATCGGCATCGCAGCTGAGCTGGCCTTTCTCGCGTACGTCTACATCCTGGGCGGCCGCGCCTCCCGCGCCGGCGCCACGGGTGACCTCGACGAACCCGACCGCAGCGCGGCACTCCCCACCGCAGCCTGA